A single window of Cytobacillus dafuensis DNA harbors:
- a CDS encoding DoxX family protein: MFVKWLRESQIAAGLLTIIRLYLGYSWITAGYHKVVEGFDASGFLQGALAKATGEHPAVQGWWASFLEGIAIPNAGLFSFLVAWGELLVGIGLILGCLTSAAAFFGIVMNFAFLFSGTVSTNPQLVLLTIFILVAGYNAGKFGLDRFVIPFIRKQFKGKNNTSGTIAS, translated from the coding sequence ATGTTTGTTAAATGGTTAAGAGAAAGTCAAATTGCTGCAGGATTATTAACAATTATTCGATTATATCTTGGCTATTCATGGATTACAGCTGGATATCATAAAGTTGTAGAGGGGTTTGATGCTTCTGGTTTCTTACAAGGTGCATTAGCTAAAGCAACTGGTGAACATCCGGCAGTACAGGGTTGGTGGGCAAGCTTTTTAGAAGGGATTGCAATCCCTAATGCGGGATTATTTAGTTTTCTGGTTGCATGGGGAGAACTATTGGTGGGAATCGGCTTAATTTTAGGTTGCTTAACGTCAGCGGCTGCATTTTTTGGTATTGTTATGAACTTCGCATTCTTATTTTCTGGAACAGTTAGTACAAATCCACAGTTAGTTTTATTAACTATATTCATACTAGTGGCAGGTTATAACGCTGGAAAATTCGGACTAGATCGTTTTGTTATACCTTTTATTCGTAAACAATTTAAAGGAAAGAATAACACATCTGGAACTATTGCTTCATAA
- a CDS encoding peptide ABC transporter substrate-binding protein, translated as MNKKFLVFFSMLLVFSMFLTACNGEKKTGGETATGPEKTEEKPKVPQDLRININTEPPSLHPGLAKDSTSGTVLRQTFEGLTRINPEGKAEAAAAEKIDVSDDQKVYTFTLRDAVWSNDDPVTAKDFEYAWKWTLDPKNQSEYAYQLYYIKGARAANTEGGSLDEVGVKALDEKTLEVTLENPTPYFLELTAFYTYLPINSKVAEANPNWANDAGDNYTSNGPFVMTEWSHSDKILLEKNEKYWDANNVKLDSIQMVMINDPNTELSMFENGELDWAGSPNGNLPTDAMQTLKDEGRLTTHSIAGVYNYKFNTTAEPFNNVNIRKAFAHAINRQEIIDNITQGEQLPAMAIVPPSMFPENEKGYFADNDVEKAKEYLQKGLEELGYKDVSELPAVTLSFNTSEAHQKIAQAVQDMWKKNLGVEVTLDNEEWAVYIDKLHSLDYQIGRLGWLGDFNDAINFLELYRDADGGNNDTGWESKEFQDLLAKSSLEGDHEKRLQLLKDAEAVFMEDMPVSPIYFYTNNWIQNESLKGVAVSGLGDVQYKWAYFE; from the coding sequence GTGAATAAGAAATTTTTAGTCTTTTTTAGCATGTTATTAGTTTTTAGTATGTTCCTTACAGCTTGCAACGGCGAGAAGAAAACTGGTGGTGAAACAGCAACTGGGCCTGAAAAAACAGAAGAAAAGCCTAAAGTACCACAGGACTTACGAATAAACATTAATACTGAACCACCATCTTTACATCCTGGTTTAGCGAAGGATTCAACATCTGGAACAGTACTGCGCCAAACCTTCGAAGGGTTAACTCGTATTAATCCAGAAGGAAAAGCTGAAGCTGCAGCTGCGGAAAAAATTGATGTTTCTGATGACCAGAAGGTTTATACTTTCACTCTTCGTGATGCGGTATGGTCAAATGATGATCCTGTAACTGCTAAAGACTTTGAATATGCATGGAAATGGACATTAGATCCAAAAAATCAATCAGAATATGCCTATCAGCTTTATTATATTAAAGGAGCTCGCGCGGCAAATACTGAAGGTGGATCACTTGATGAAGTTGGAGTGAAAGCGTTAGATGAGAAGACGCTTGAAGTAACACTTGAAAATCCAACACCGTATTTCTTAGAACTGACAGCGTTCTATACCTATCTTCCAATTAATAGCAAAGTTGCTGAGGCAAATCCAAATTGGGCAAATGATGCAGGGGATAATTATACTTCCAATGGTCCTTTTGTGATGACTGAATGGTCTCACAGCGACAAAATTCTACTTGAAAAGAACGAAAAATATTGGGATGCTAACAATGTAAAACTTGATTCAATCCAAATGGTCATGATCAATGATCCAAACACCGAACTATCTATGTTTGAAAATGGTGAACTTGATTGGGCAGGATCTCCTAATGGGAATCTTCCGACAGATGCTATGCAGACTCTTAAAGATGAAGGCCGTTTAACAACACACTCAATTGCAGGTGTATATAATTACAAGTTCAATACAACAGCGGAGCCATTTAACAATGTTAACATCCGTAAAGCTTTTGCGCACGCAATCAACCGTCAGGAAATTATCGATAACATTACACAAGGTGAGCAATTGCCTGCTATGGCAATCGTTCCACCATCAATGTTCCCTGAGAATGAAAAAGGCTATTTCGCTGATAATGATGTAGAGAAAGCAAAAGAATATTTGCAAAAAGGATTAGAGGAATTAGGATATAAGGATGTATCTGAGTTACCAGCAGTTACTTTGTCTTTTAACACTTCAGAAGCTCATCAAAAGATTGCGCAGGCAGTCCAAGATATGTGGAAGAAAAATTTAGGTGTTGAAGTAACATTAGATAACGAAGAGTGGGCAGTTTACATTGATAAGCTTCACTCACTTGATTATCAAATCGGACGTTTAGGCTGGTTAGGAGACTTTAATGATGCCATCAACTTCCTTGAATTGTACCGAGATGCTGATGGTGGTAATAATGATACTGGATGGGAAAGTAAAGAATTCCAAGATCTGCTTGCAAAATCCTCACTTGAGGGTGATCATGAAAAGCGTCTGCAATTATTAAAAGATGCAGAAGCAGTCTTTATGGAAGATATGCCAGTATCACCAATTTACTTCTATACAAACAACTGGATCCAGAATGAAAGCTTAAAAGGAGTTGCTGTATCAGGACTTGGAGATGTTCAATACAAATGGGCATACTTTGAATAA
- a CDS encoding ribonucleoside-diphosphate reductase subunit alpha, protein MTSITQINLDSVIETIDKASYLYKLDIAELKKQLFEQNLTSESANQHSLLYSLNQISMDKPNWTFLAANLYLNELYSKAAENRGYERGKKYGDFYELIQKLTRIGIYSEDLLSIFTKEEIFELAKEIVPERDHLFNYVGLFLLADRYLAKDYEKNVYELPQERFMIIAMTLMKNENKSNRVALVREAYWALSNLYMTVATPTLSNAGKSYGQLSSCFIDTVDDSLDSIYLNNWDIARLSKDGGGIGIYYGKVRALGSDIKRFKGNSSGVIPWIRLLNDTAVSVDQLGQRQGAIAVYLDVFHKDIMNGFLDLKTNNGDERRKAHDIFTGVSIPDLFMKKLEEIDDTGRSVGQWHTFCPHQIKLIMGWKDENGTPLGLEDFYDESDEKLFTEKYEEAVAHPLLPRKSYRAMDIMARIMVSQLEAGTPYMFYRDEVNRQNPNKHVKGRGRTSIYCSNLCTEITQNMSPTVIQNEYEDDEGNIVIIRKPGDFVVCNLSSIHLPNAVRANVLERLIRIQMRMLDNTIDINNISVGQAKQTNSKYRAVGLGTFGWHHLLATEGIYWESEKAVDYADELYEDIAYFSIQSSMELAMEKGHYSMFHGSEWQTGEYFNRKKYNSERWKKLQEEIQSYGVRNGWMLAVAPNSSTAKIGGSTDGIDPLYAIEYAEEKKNFKLKIVAPDLDHHNYNYYRRVRHELDQLWSIRQNAARQRHIDQSISFNLYVRHDIKAKELLQLHMEAWKQGLKTTYYIRSTSQTEIEECEACHS, encoded by the coding sequence ATGACATCAATTACTCAAATTAATTTGGATTCAGTAATAGAAACAATAGACAAAGCTTCCTATTTATACAAACTAGATATAGCTGAGCTTAAAAAGCAATTATTTGAACAAAATTTGACCAGTGAATCAGCAAATCAACATTCACTCCTCTATTCTTTAAACCAAATTTCAATGGATAAGCCAAACTGGACCTTTCTAGCTGCAAATTTATATTTAAATGAACTATATTCAAAAGCAGCTGAAAATAGAGGATACGAAAGAGGAAAAAAATATGGTGATTTTTACGAGTTAATTCAAAAGTTAACAAGGATTGGAATTTATTCTGAGGATTTACTTTCAATATTCACAAAAGAAGAAATATTTGAATTAGCTAAAGAAATTGTTCCAGAAAGAGATCATTTGTTTAATTATGTAGGTTTATTTTTACTTGCAGATCGGTATCTTGCGAAAGATTATGAAAAAAATGTATATGAGTTGCCTCAGGAACGTTTCATGATCATCGCAATGACATTAATGAAGAATGAAAATAAATCAAACCGTGTAGCATTAGTAAGAGAGGCTTACTGGGCTTTAAGCAATCTATATATGACTGTCGCCACTCCTACCCTTTCAAATGCAGGAAAAAGTTACGGTCAACTCTCTTCTTGCTTTATTGATACAGTTGATGATTCCTTAGACAGTATTTATTTGAATAATTGGGATATTGCTAGATTGAGTAAAGATGGTGGCGGCATTGGCATCTATTATGGAAAGGTTCGGGCTTTAGGGTCTGATATTAAAAGATTTAAAGGAAATTCATCAGGTGTCATTCCATGGATAAGGCTGTTAAATGATACTGCTGTCAGCGTTGATCAACTAGGGCAAAGACAAGGAGCAATTGCCGTTTACCTAGATGTTTTCCATAAGGATATTATGAATGGATTTTTAGATTTAAAAACAAATAATGGAGATGAGCGTCGTAAAGCTCACGATATTTTCACAGGCGTTTCTATACCAGACCTATTTATGAAAAAGCTTGAAGAGATTGATGATACTGGGCGAAGCGTTGGGCAATGGCATACTTTTTGTCCGCATCAAATAAAACTGATAATGGGCTGGAAGGATGAAAATGGAACGCCTTTAGGGCTTGAAGATTTTTATGATGAGTCAGATGAAAAGCTTTTTACTGAAAAATACGAAGAAGCTGTTGCACATCCTCTACTTCCAAGAAAGTCATACCGTGCAATGGATATTATGGCCCGAATTATGGTATCTCAGCTTGAAGCAGGTACGCCTTATATGTTTTATCGAGATGAAGTCAACCGGCAAAACCCGAACAAACATGTGAAAGGAAGAGGCCGTACTTCTATATACTGCAGTAATTTATGTACTGAAATTACCCAGAATATGTCACCTACTGTAATACAAAATGAATACGAAGACGATGAAGGAAATATCGTCATTATCCGCAAGCCTGGAGATTTTGTTGTTTGTAATTTATCCTCCATCCATCTCCCAAATGCGGTCAGAGCAAATGTATTAGAGCGTCTCATTCGTATCCAAATGAGAATGTTAGATAACACAATTGATATAAACAATATATCAGTCGGACAAGCAAAACAAACCAACTCTAAATATAGAGCAGTTGGACTTGGAACATTTGGCTGGCATCATCTGCTTGCCACAGAAGGAATCTATTGGGAATCAGAGAAAGCAGTTGACTATGCAGATGAACTTTATGAGGATATCGCCTATTTTTCCATTCAATCTTCAATGGAGCTTGCAATGGAAAAAGGCCACTATTCAATGTTTCATGGCTCAGAGTGGCAAACAGGCGAATATTTTAATAGAAAAAAATACAATTCTGAACGATGGAAAAAGCTTCAGGAAGAAATTCAATCATATGGTGTTCGTAATGGGTGGATGCTTGCTGTAGCACCAAATTCTTCAACAGCAAAAATTGGCGGTTCAACAGACGGAATTGATCCCCTTTATGCGATTGAATATGCCGAGGAAAAGAAAAACTTCAAGTTAAAAATAGTTGCACCTGATCTGGATCACCATAATTACAATTATTATCGACGCGTAAGACATGAACTTGACCAATTATGGAGCATTAGACAAAATGCAGCACGTCAGCGTCATATTGATCAATCCATTAGCTTCAATTTATATGTCCGTCATGATATAAAAGCAAAAGAGCTACTCCAGCTTCATATGGAAGCTTGGAAGCAAGGATTAAAAACTACTTATTATATACGAAGTACTTCACAAACTGAAATTGAAGAATGTGAAGCATGTCATAGTTAA
- a CDS encoding flavodoxin domain-containing protein: MRTAIIYTSITGNTEELALLLFEQFKKKQFDTFLYRIDQFPLHTLENFDAIVIGTYTWGNGDIPFEMELLYQEIAKRERKNLITGIFGTGDRFYPLFCGAVDRFKDVLKNCTDLAVTLKVELLPQELDLNRCMKFVNIISERVQMKHQLNVYS; this comes from the coding sequence ATGAGAACAGCTATTATTTATACATCAATTACTGGGAATACTGAAGAGTTAGCCTTATTGCTTTTTGAACAATTCAAGAAGAAGCAATTCGACACATTTCTATATAGGATTGACCAGTTTCCACTTCATACATTAGAAAACTTTGACGCCATTGTAATAGGTACCTATACATGGGGAAATGGGGATATTCCTTTTGAAATGGAACTGCTTTATCAAGAAATTGCAAAAAGAGAACGAAAAAACCTAATTACAGGAATTTTTGGGACTGGTGATCGCTTTTATCCTCTTTTTTGTGGAGCTGTAGACAGATTCAAGGATGTATTAAAAAACTGTACAGATCTAGCGGTTACACTAAAGGTCGAATTATTACCACAAGAACTTGATTTAAATCGCTGCATGAAGTTTGTTAATATTATTAGTGAACGTGTACAAATGAAGCATCAACTAAATGTTTATTCATAA
- a CDS encoding ribonucleotide-diphosphate reductase subunit beta: MNIQQPLRKIKLLNPEFPNKSTGLINGQASGILNWNDIKYPQMYRMYQTLLSNFWKAQEINMQDDIKQWDILSSIEQDVFLRINTQLASLDSLQTPTMTQVMDYVTDPSFKAIFAVISQQEAVHNESYSYILSSLIPLSEQIDRFDQAKDDPIVQKRNQLILESYEKFRNSPSLQNLFELGIHSIILEGIYFYAGFAYFYNLARQQKMLKTSTMISYIQRDEMQHAYFIAQFIRILQTENPELQTDLNTQFVYDTIHKAVQLEKEWAQFILKNIQGIDLTEYESYVEYLANKRLRQLGLDNLYEGRENPMPWIHVFSDEMMNETKSDFFEQKSRTYTKVSQDNGFDEL; the protein is encoded by the coding sequence ATGAATATCCAGCAACCACTCAGGAAAATAAAATTATTAAACCCTGAGTTTCCAAATAAATCTACAGGTTTAATTAACGGTCAAGCTTCCGGCATTCTAAATTGGAATGACATAAAATACCCGCAAATGTATCGGATGTATCAAACATTATTATCTAATTTTTGGAAGGCTCAAGAAATTAATATGCAAGATGATATTAAACAATGGGATATACTTAGTTCAATTGAACAGGATGTATTTTTACGAATAAATACACAATTAGCTTCCCTTGATAGCCTGCAGACACCTACAATGACTCAAGTAATGGACTATGTGACAGATCCTAGCTTTAAAGCAATTTTCGCCGTTATCTCACAGCAGGAAGCTGTTCATAATGAATCATATTCCTATATTCTAAGCTCGCTCATTCCATTAAGTGAACAAATTGACAGGTTTGATCAAGCAAAAGATGATCCGATTGTCCAGAAACGAAATCAACTCATATTAGAGAGCTATGAAAAATTCAGAAATAGTCCTTCATTGCAAAATTTATTTGAGCTTGGAATCCATTCAATCATATTAGAGGGAATTTATTTTTATGCTGGCTTTGCCTATTTTTACAACTTAGCCCGTCAGCAAAAAATGCTCAAAACTAGTACTATGATCAGCTATATTCAAAGGGATGAAATGCAGCATGCCTACTTTATTGCACAATTTATTCGGATCCTGCAAACGGAAAATCCTGAGTTACAAACAGATCTTAATACACAATTCGTTTATGATACAATTCACAAAGCAGTTCAGCTTGAAAAAGAGTGGGCTCAGTTTATTTTAAAAAATATTCAAGGGATTGATTTAACTGAATATGAAAGTTATGTGGAGTATCTTGCTAACAAACGTCTTCGACAATTAGGTCTTGATAACCTTTACGAAGGACGTGAAAACCCTATGCCTTGGATTCATGTATTTAGTGATGAAATGATGAATGAAACTAAGTCTGACTTTTTCGAGCAAAAATCACGAACTTATACGAAAGTATCTCAAGACAATGGTTTTGATGAGCTATGA
- a CDS encoding LysE family transporter, whose amino-acid sequence MAIFFSYIFLGLSLAAPIGPVNAAQLDKGIKSGFFHAWLLGLGAMAADVIYMIAVFLGFVNFLEISFIKIFLWSFGFFVLVYTGVESIISANKLISFTRKSEEAAVKSFFSGFLLSISNPLTILFWLGIYGSVLAKTVAEYDQSLVMIYSSGIIIGLLLWDITMAVVASSFKRFLTGKILAVISIISGLSLIGFGIYFGYQAILLLFFTLEKLDVR is encoded by the coding sequence ATGGCTATATTCTTCAGTTACATTTTTCTCGGCTTGTCTCTAGCTGCACCGATTGGACCTGTCAATGCTGCCCAATTGGATAAAGGTATTAAAAGCGGTTTCTTTCATGCTTGGCTTTTAGGTTTAGGGGCTATGGCTGCGGATGTCATCTATATGATTGCGGTCTTTCTCGGATTCGTAAATTTTCTTGAGATTTCTTTCATTAAGATCTTTCTTTGGTCGTTTGGATTTTTCGTACTTGTATATACAGGTGTCGAAAGTATAATAAGTGCCAATAAATTGATTTCATTTACAAGAAAAAGTGAAGAAGCTGCAGTTAAATCATTTTTTTCAGGCTTTCTGCTTTCCATATCAAATCCTTTGACGATTCTTTTCTGGTTAGGCATATATGGTTCTGTTCTTGCCAAAACTGTTGCAGAATATGATCAATCGCTGGTTATGATTTATAGTTCAGGGATCATTATCGGACTTCTGCTTTGGGATATCACTATGGCAGTAGTCGCTAGCAGTTTTAAAAGATTTTTAACAGGAAAAATCCTGGCTGTTATCTCAATCATTTCAGGTTTATCCTTAATCGGCTTCGGTATTTATTTTGGTTACCAAGCTATTTTATTACTGTTTTTTACATTAGAAAAACTTGACGTTCGCTAA
- a CDS encoding amino acid permease: MEIPARAACQGDEKGNKKLVWWQLSLIGVGCIIGTGYFVGSGIGVRMTGPGILIAFVLAALGTYIVFDALGKMAAKDPQKGAFRSYAKKAYGHWAGFSSGWVYWFSEMLISGSQLTALSLLTRFWFPNVPLWIFSMIYAVLGVLVVVIGTKGFEKAQNVFAVIKIAAIMMFIFLAIAVLFGLFGGSIKDFNVPTDKKEFLPNGMHGLWSALIFGFYAFGGIEIMGILATRLKNKEDVRKSGTVMLMMLTSIYIISLALATGLAAINKFHTNESPFVIALEKYDINFFPHVFNGGIIIAGFSTMAASLFAVTSMIVTLSEDGDAPKIFSKKGKLKIPPFALSLTICGLITSVVLALVMPDVVYEYITTAAGLMLLYNWLFILVYFPKLIKATGFDHVKRFVGMILILLAISGTLFQKSSRPGFFVSLLFVGIIVIVLTIMNINKKRKRNRGYNPQ; this comes from the coding sequence ATGGAGATACCTGCTCGGGCGGCTTGTCAAGGCGATGAGAAGGGTAATAAAAAATTAGTGTGGTGGCAGCTGTCACTTATTGGTGTAGGATGTATTATCGGTACAGGTTATTTTGTTGGTTCTGGAATTGGGGTAAGAATGACAGGTCCAGGTATTCTAATCGCATTTGTACTTGCTGCCTTAGGTACATATATTGTTTTTGATGCCTTGGGAAAAATGGCTGCCAAAGACCCGCAAAAGGGTGCGTTTCGATCTTATGCCAAGAAAGCGTATGGCCATTGGGCTGGTTTTAGCAGCGGCTGGGTGTATTGGTTTTCGGAAATGCTGATTTCAGGGAGTCAACTGACTGCACTTTCTCTGCTAACTCGTTTTTGGTTTCCAAATGTTCCTCTGTGGATTTTTTCGATGATTTACGCAGTACTTGGGGTGCTTGTCGTAGTTATTGGGACGAAGGGATTTGAAAAGGCGCAGAATGTTTTTGCAGTAATAAAAATCGCAGCTATAATGATGTTTATTTTTTTAGCAATTGCAGTTTTATTCGGATTATTTGGTGGAAGCATAAAAGATTTCAATGTTCCGACTGATAAAAAAGAATTTTTGCCCAATGGGATGCATGGATTATGGTCAGCACTTATCTTTGGGTTTTATGCTTTTGGCGGGATTGAAATTATGGGAATATTAGCTACACGGCTAAAAAATAAAGAGGATGTACGGAAATCAGGAACTGTTATGCTAATGATGTTAACAAGCATCTACATAATTTCATTAGCCTTAGCAACAGGGTTGGCAGCAATAAACAAGTTTCATACAAATGAAAGTCCCTTTGTCATTGCTCTCGAAAAATATGATATTAATTTTTTCCCACATGTTTTTAATGGAGGAATAATTATAGCTGGTTTTTCAACAATGGCCGCATCCTTGTTTGCTGTAACAAGCATGATTGTCACCTTATCTGAGGATGGAGATGCGCCAAAAATTTTTTCTAAAAAAGGGAAACTAAAGATTCCTCCTTTTGCGCTTAGTTTAACAATTTGCGGGCTAATTACTTCAGTAGTGCTAGCTCTTGTCATGCCAGATGTTGTTTATGAGTATATCACTACTGCAGCAGGGCTAATGTTATTATACAATTGGCTTTTCATCCTCGTTTATTTTCCAAAGCTCATAAAAGCAACAGGATTTGATCATGTAAAACGGTTTGTTGGAATGATTTTGATCTTATTGGCCATAAGCGGAACACTTTTTCAAAAATCGAGTCGCCCAGGATTTTTTGTCAGTCTATTGTTTGTCGGGATAATAGTGATTGTGTTAACGATCATGAATATTAATAAAAAAAGGAAAAGAAATAGAGGATATAACCCTCAGTAA
- the ilvD gene encoding dihydroxy-acid dehydratase, translated as MADLRSNMIKTGFDRAPHRSLLRAAGVREEDFDKPFIAVVNSYIDIVPGHIHLQEFGQIVKEAIREAGGVPFEMNTIGVDDGIAMGHIGMRYSLPSREIIADSVETVVAAHWFDGMVCIPNCDKITPGMMMAALRVNIPTIFVSGGPMKAGKDKAGNPLDLTSVFEGVGAYQSGKINEERLQEIEQLACPTCGSCSGMFTANSMNCLAEGLGLALPGNGTILAVAEERKDFVKQSAKQLMELIKKDIKPRDIVTIDAIDNAFALDMAMGGSTNTVLHTLALANEAEIDYSLERINEIASRVPHLAKIAPASDYHIEDVHNAGGVSAIINELLKKPGAFNGNCLTVSGKTIRENVAGSDILDKDVIRPLDQPHSEQGGLAVLFGNLAPDGSIIKVGAVDESVGGYHRGPAICFDSQEDALSGIITGKVKEGDVVVIRYEGPKGGPGMPEMLAPTSQIVGRGLGAKVGLITDGRFSGASRGISIGHISPEAAEGGPIAFVQDGDVIELDLNKRTIQLEISDEEFENRKSAWKGFEPKVKKGYLARYSKLVTSASTGGVMKI; from the coding sequence GTGGCTGATCTACGCAGTAATATGATAAAAACAGGGTTTGATCGTGCACCACATAGAAGTTTGCTTCGTGCAGCTGGTGTAAGAGAAGAAGACTTTGATAAACCGTTTATCGCAGTAGTAAATTCATATATTGATATTGTCCCAGGCCATATTCATTTACAAGAATTCGGTCAAATCGTCAAAGAAGCGATCCGTGAAGCCGGAGGAGTACCATTTGAAATGAATACAATCGGAGTTGATGATGGTATTGCAATGGGGCATATTGGAATGAGGTATTCGCTGCCAAGCCGAGAAATTATAGCTGACTCTGTCGAAACGGTCGTTGCTGCCCATTGGTTTGATGGGATGGTTTGTATTCCTAACTGTGATAAAATTACTCCTGGAATGATGATGGCGGCCCTTCGTGTTAATATTCCAACGATATTTGTAAGTGGCGGGCCTATGAAAGCCGGAAAAGATAAAGCTGGTAATCCACTGGACTTAACATCTGTTTTTGAAGGAGTCGGTGCTTACCAATCTGGAAAAATTAATGAAGAAAGATTGCAAGAGATCGAGCAGTTGGCGTGTCCTACCTGTGGGTCCTGTTCAGGAATGTTTACTGCAAATTCAATGAACTGTCTAGCAGAAGGGCTGGGACTGGCTCTTCCGGGAAATGGAACGATCTTAGCTGTTGCTGAGGAACGAAAAGATTTTGTTAAACAGTCTGCTAAGCAATTAATGGAGCTAATTAAGAAGGATATTAAGCCTCGTGATATCGTAACGATAGATGCAATTGATAACGCATTTGCATTGGATATGGCTATGGGCGGTTCTACTAATACAGTTCTACACACATTAGCATTGGCAAATGAAGCTGAAATTGACTATTCACTTGAACGAATTAATGAAATAGCGAGCAGAGTCCCACATCTTGCAAAAATCGCTCCTGCGTCAGACTATCATATTGAAGATGTACATAATGCAGGAGGGGTAAGTGCCATCATCAATGAGCTGCTTAAGAAGCCAGGTGCTTTTAATGGTAATTGTTTGACTGTGTCAGGAAAGACAATTCGTGAAAATGTAGCTGGCAGTGATATTTTGGATAAGGATGTCATTCGTCCATTGGACCAGCCGCATTCTGAGCAAGGCGGGCTTGCTGTATTATTTGGCAACTTAGCACCAGATGGCTCTATTATAAAAGTTGGAGCAGTTGATGAATCTGTTGGCGGCTATCATAGAGGCCCTGCAATTTGTTTTGATTCTCAAGAAGATGCTCTATCCGGCATTATTACTGGCAAGGTAAAAGAAGGTGACGTTGTAGTTATACGTTATGAAGGTCCTAAAGGTGGGCCGGGTATGCCAGAAATGCTTGCACCAACTTCACAAATTGTCGGAAGAGGCCTTGGAGCAAAGGTTGGTTTAATAACAGACGGAAGATTCTCAGGTGCTTCAAGAGGGATTTCAATCGGTCATATTTCTCCAGAAGCAGCAGAGGGTGGCCCGATTGCTTTTGTACAAGATGGTGACGTCATCGAGCTTGATTTAAATAAACGTACTATTCAGTTGGAAATTTCAGATGAAGAATTTGAGAATCGTAAATCAGCCTGGAAAGGCTTTGAACCGAAAGTCAAAAAAGGATACTTAGCTCGTTACTCTAAACTAGTTACATCAGCTAGCACGGGTGGAGTAATGAAAATATAA